Genomic window (Maylandia zebra isolate NMK-2024a linkage group LG11, Mzebra_GT3a, whole genome shotgun sequence):
TGGGGCGCATGGTCGAGATATTAAAGTGATCAGCAAGGTGGAAAGCCGGCAAGGAGTTCAAAAGTGAGTCCTGGAAAAATCCAATTTCCAATTAATGCCATTTCTGCagagttatttttagccaaacAGGCACTGACGGCATGAGTCTTCCACAACGAGACTTTGACAGGTCTTTTAAATCCACCGCTGATGTGATCTGTCGCTCCTGTGGACAGCCAGCTGTCAGTGAAGGAGAAACATATGTCAACTTTAGATTTTACACATCTATGATAAGCGGTCTCTGTGGCTGTCCATGTGAGTTATTGCAGCCAATTAATATACCTGACATAATTTATTTCCCTGCCTTCTTACCTCCATTACTTATCTCATGCTTTGTCCTGCTGCTCCCCGGCTGCTGACAGTGTTTAACTGCAGTTTTAATAGAAAGACATTAGATAATAAAGATGAATTCTTAACAGTAGTTAAGCTGTTTGTGAATATTTGGTGTTAAACGTCCTGTTTGGATGTCCTGCAGCTgtgtttttcccttttaaatCTACATCAGCATCATAGCTTCCTGCTTTTCCTTTCAGTCTCTTTGTTCTTTGCTCATATAGGAGTTTGGATTTCATCCAGATCATTTAGGATTTAAATCAAAATTTTACGCTATCCTCGATATCTTTTGAAGATCTAAAAGCAgcgtgacaaaaaaaaaatctgaattggaAGACCTAGTTTTTAGATAACGTGTAGAATCTTCCTTATTCCTCCTTTTGTGCTCTTTTTCCAACTCTCTCTTCTTGAGCCCAAACACTCACTCCTTCCTCTAATCTGTCTGTCAGTTTTGAGGAAATCCTGGCTGAGAGCGATGGCGTGATGGTTGCCAGAGGCGACCTGGGGATCGAGATCCCTGCGGAAAAAGTCTTCATTGCCCAGAAGATGATGATTGGGAGATGCAACTCTGCTGGGAAGCCTGTCATCTGTGCCACACAGGTCagagatgaacacacacacacacacacacacacacacacacacacacacagagaaaaaaaatcacagaaaaagaagaaatattgaGATTAAGACTTTTAACTGCAGTTTCAGCCAGCCGAATGTCAAACGGGTCCAACTACACATTAACCTTACACTCGTGCATAATGTCACTTGTCCAGTGAATTCATTTTCAGAGATGCACACATTCCCTCTCTTTCACACCcctctgcttttacacacatgcacacacacacacatgcgtgcAACACTCCCGCAGCCATGTTGAGTCACAGTGCTGTACTTTGTTTATGCTACAGCTCTTGACTCGGAGTGACAGCGTTATAGCAGGTTTGCTACTCGAGACCTGAGCCCACAAacaacacccacacacatgcactaaTCAGCATTAGTCGGAGCTTCTTAACTAAAAATGCAGTCTCACAGGCTATGCTGCAAGCTCATTTTCCAACTGTCTGCCTCGCTTATTGACTCATAACACTGAGTCTCCAGCATACCAATAACGATTTCTCTAACTCGCACTCGTCTGCCTCAGTCTAAATGATCTCTTATTACTCCTACTCTACCATCTATCCATCCACAAAGCCATTACCTCCTGTCTTCGTGCTCACCCATATCACTTtgtcaaaatgaacaaaaattgACATACAAAGACTCCGAGTGGCTTATTTTTGATGGACTCATTGGTGAAATCCATTTATAGTACCTTATAGAGACGTTTTGGTTATAGCTGAAATGTATtgtatgtgtgtctttgtgtgtttttgtgcatttgcaGATGCTTGAGAGCATGGTGACCCACCGACGGCCAACTAGAGCAGAGGGCAGTGACGTTGCCAATGCCGTGCTGGATGGAGCTGACTGTGTAATGCTATCTGGAGAAACCGCCAAGGGACTGTTTCCTGTGGAGTCAGTTGCAATGATGCATTcggtgtgtgtttctgtgtgcacaTGGTGTCGTTCGGTTGCGTCTGACTTAGTGCCCTCTGATAATGCTCTAACCCTCTGTCTGTCCCTCTCCCTGTCTCTGTCGCTCTATCTCAGATCTGTAGGGAGGCAGAAGCAGCCATTTTCCACCAGCAGCTTTTTGAGGAGTTGCGCCGCCtcactcctctctcctctgACCCCACGGAGGTCACGGCGATCGGAGCAGTGGAGTCTTCGTTCAAATGCTGTGCCGGGGCGATTATAGTCCTCACGACCACTGGCAGGTGAGTATATCAGCTAACATTCATGATAAATGTGTCAGAACTAGCAGTGCTATATGCTATATCGTGACAGTTCACCTGACTGTCACGATATAGCATAAGACaaagttttattgttgtttgatGAGGGTTTCCTaccaaaaaaaaacagtaaatcaGTCAGAACCGCTAAAGTCAAGAGAATCTTACGTTTGTTtcagaagagcagcagcaagAACCATCAACAGATATTACATTGATTAAGTCAGAAATGGCATGGAAGGAGAAGCTGTGGTAGAAGAGGGTTGCAAAGTAGCTTGCAGATGTAAAGAAGCTATGGTCATGTTTAGGGAACTTAAATAAGATGCTCTGTGTGAGGTCTGTGTGAAAGTTGCCTGAcactgagatcagctgatctacCGGGACTATAGCTGGCCTTCACTTTGTGGCCTGTTAGTTTAATAGAAAGATGCTGGTAGGTGGAGTTTGCTGCCATGTTGTTCTCTCTCCAGTTCTGTTGCAGCGCTAAGCTAAGAGCTAGCATATTTAGCACAAGTAACTAAAAAGCCTGATTAGATTTGGAaaactatccatccattttcttccgcttatctggggccgggtcgcgggggaagcagcctaagcagagaagcccagacctccttctccccagccacctcctccagcttatccgggggaacaccaaggcattcccaggccagccgagagatataatctctccagcgtgtcctgggtctgccccggggcctcctcccggtgggacatgcccggaaaacCTTGCCCAGggggcgcccagggggcatccttgtcagatgcccgaaccacctcaactggctcctttcgatgtggaggagcagtggcTCTACTATGAGCCCCTCCCGAATGGCCGAACTTcacaccctatctctaagggagaggccagccacccttcggaggaaacCCATTTCCGCctcttgtatccgcgatctcgttctttcggtcactacccacagctcgtggccataggtgagggtaggggcatagattgaccggtaaattgagagcttcgcttttacgctcagctctctcttcaccacaacagaccggtacagcgtccgcatcactgcagccactgcaccaatccgtctgtcgatctcccgctcccttctcccatcactcatgaacaagactTAAACTCatccacttggggcagggtctcgtccctgacccggagtgggcacttgGAAAACCATTTGAAAATAATTAACATAAATATATTATCATTGTTTGGGCGGCATGGTGGTGCTGTGGGTATCGCTGTTGCCTCATAGTAAAAAGGGGTTTGAATCCAGCCTGGACCTCCCTGTGCTTGCACACGTGTTAGTGATGTATGCAGGTGCGAATGTGTCTGTAATTTTTGTGAGGCCTGCAACAGACTGGAGATTTATCCAGGGTGTAGGAGATAGGCTCCGGCACTCCGGTGACCTTGGATTGGAAAAGAGGAACTTGGATAAATAATTTCTGTATTCGTCCTTGTAGATGCTAGAAACAAGTTTATTTGTCCTTCTCCAAACAAACATATAACACAGGCTCTTTAAAGTTTGCAGCTTCTTTTATCCCAAAGGTCCAGGCTGAATATTGCAGTAATGTTTGCTGCTTGTGCATCTTCTGGGTTTTATGGGGCTTCATTGTactgtttttgtgtattttgtacTTTATATAATATATGTGAGATTTCCCGTCTCACATATATTAAATGTGCACACAGGAGGACACACACGTACCTCCTGTTACCAAAATGTGCATAAAAATACACTAGAATGATCTCCAATTAGTTTAGCCATTATGTCTAAGTAAACATACAACCATAACATATCAGATATTAAAACTGTGAGATTTAATTCTGATTAGAAAATAGTTTATCTGTAATGTCTGcaatatatttcaaaagtgtAAGCACATAAGATTCTCACATTCATAGACAGCAGACAGTCTTAAAAGCAAAAGCTTCTATAAATGAGTGAAGAAACTAACAAATGGAGAGGTATCTGTTTAGTTGATATCCTACTGTGCTCTGGGTGTTAAGCTGCTGAGTAAGTGCCGATTTTACTTTAAGATGTTGAGAGGAAGCGGTCTAAATGACCTTGAAAGCGGGATTAATAACGGATCATGGAAGACAGCAGCTTTAATCACAAAAAgtgagttattattattatatttggaAGAAAAGAGTCCTGTATGACTTATGCCAAGGAGCAGTGATGCTGCTTTCATTTTTCCCTCAGTATGAAAGTGTTGTTCATGCGTGCCatcactgataatttattttccatCCTTAACTTTGCACTTCTTCTCTGCAGGTCAGCTCATCTCCTGTCCAGGTACCGCCCTCGCTGTCCGATCATTGCCGTCACCAGGAGCCCACAGGTACAGTCTGTTCTATGAACCAAAAGAAATATTACTTTTGTGCTGACACCTGGTGCATTTGTCTTACCATGAAAACGTGGCTTAgatcagtggttcccaaacttttttcgcTGGGCCCccttttgttttacagaaaaatatttgcaccccccccccccccccccccccgcacgcacaaacacatcctccaaccacacacacccatattttgctcaattgcggtttatttcacacctcaaacatttagtaaacagttaagcaaatacaagtaatctgcaggtagtaagaaaataaactactaactcttttacgctacgtctgcacctacacgggtatttttgaaaatgcagcggtttcgtccacacgtaaacggcgttttgaATCgccgaaaacggagattttttaaaactcattttttgcgtttacgtgtgggcgaggaatacagagttcttgcaacgtcaaaggtatgtgccttttttcacgtcagctGTGCGCCAatggcagatagtcagattaactttactgtataaagagctaacatctccgaaatgtcaggagtagttagtcattacaacaagtgtttgtgaactaaaaatcaagaatgtgggatactgtttgtctgtgatttggagagcccagcggTGCTCCCGACACAGGAAagaccaattctgcaggggagacctacctcggcacttgtgcaggtgaaaccaaagagaagatatccttcaccatattttctagtctttggcttagaatgaagttggtttggaagcatattcagcgatgcttcatctcctgctttgcgtttgtgtgggagccccatggttgttttttttcccccttttcatGCCGCgcccccccctgcaatggctctgcgccccacctagggggcgggccccacactttgggaaggtctggctTAGATGATGATATCTCGCTGTTTTCAAAAGTGATTAGTGTGCGATGTCCACTTTTGCTGTCTGTCGTGGTAAATTGTGACAGTGTTGTCAGACTGGTATCACCAATCTGGAGTATTTATTACCGactgtatttctgttttattgaacTTTCTTGTTCTAAGACCAGTGATCAAAGTGGGTTACAcggtctttaaaaaaagaatcatgGTTTCCAATAATGTCAAAGCAATAATCAGGGTCAAATTTGATGGAGCACATGTGAATGCTCTGTAATAACCCCACACTATGGCTGGTCACTGAAATGAAGGCAGCTCCCCCTGACGTCCATTATTATGACGTCCACACTTTTTGATCAATCACAAGTCATCTTTTAGTATCAATAAAATTGTGGTGACAGAGTACAAAATTGGCATGTTTCATTTTTCTCAgtaatattaattaaaagaaaagaaaaataaaaggatacacaaaaaaatgaatataacAATGAccatattttaaacaaaattacCTCATTCTGACATACTTTCATAGTCCTCTCTCTTCCttctttaaatgtaaaaataggtCTCCATCTCCTGATAAATACGTCTTTCTGAAGTTATTTGTTCAATCAGACAGATTTCCAAATCCTATTCAACCACACGTGCGATGTTGGAGGCTCGGATTTCCACCATCTAATTATAATGCATTTAATTGCTCAACAGTAATCGTAACAGATATACCTGCAGGAATCTTATTTTGATGTATAGCTAACTTTAGAAAAGACCACAGTATGTCCAATATGAGCCTCCAtatgtgtattttattattttgtgtttgattttgatagttttttttctttgctgtgttgttttctgttttacttcctgtctgtatgattgttttcttcctctcttgttCCCAGTCTCCCAGTTAGCCTTCATTGTATATTTATACACTCCTCTTTGTCACATTGTCTGTTTGCATTCCTGTTTTTACTGGTAAATATATCGGGGGATCAACAGACTGACAGACTATAAAAATCAATAACCACCAAGCAACTTGCAGTTATTTTATAATGTacctattctttttttttctctttgtcaggtCACCCGTCAGTCTCAGCTGTTACGAGGCGTGTTTCCTGCCCTCTTCCACCCTCTGCCCGCTCCTGTGTGGGCTGATGATGTGGACAACAGGGTCAACTTTGGCATGGAAATTGGTCAGTCTGTGCTCTGTTCAGCCCGCTTGCAGTTCTTATATAATATAAGCCATATTACTCACATGCCCTTATCTCTCCAACACCACAGGGAAAACAAGAGGGTTCTTCAAGTCCGGCGACATGGTGATTGTGATGACAGGCTGGATCCCAGGGTCTGGTCACACCAACATTATGAGGGCAGTGAATGTCCCGCAATAACATGACCTCACTGGACTCTAAATCTAACAGAGTTGCTGGAGGTTCATTAAGAGAgcctttaaaatcttttaatgCACCAAAAAGCCAAAGAACCACCCCTAAAATCGAAGCAATAACCTCTGTCGAAAGCAGCAGAAACACTCTACTTAAAATTTGAGGTTATTATGCGGAAACACCTGGTCTAATAACCGCTCATATGAATGTACCCATGACTCCCTTCAAATAAAACTTGACTTTAACTTTAATACGTTGTTCTCCAGTTCTTGTCAGGACACAGGCTTCTGTAATTGAACTGTCCTGCCTCCTGTTTTCATATTGAAAGTGAAAGTATTGTCTCTGTGGCTGCCATTGTTGAAGTACATTGGTGCTCTTTATAGAATTTGGAGATAAGACTTTCATTCCTACCCAGAGTCCCAAGCTTATCTCTGTGCAGCGGCAATTTTTTGGCTATTATGAGCAGCAGCCGATGATGCAGAGCTGACACCCCCTTTGTCAACTGAGATGACCCAGATGGCCACATCTGCATATTGCTCACCCAGAAAGTAATTATATCTGTTCCTGTGTGGGTCTTCCTCATGTCTCATAATCCTTTATTTTGTGACATCCTTGCttcctccttttttccttttgagCTTTAATGTGCATTGAATCCTCCCGCAGcagtttatttctctctctctctctttctaccACTAATAGCCACTTTTGCAGAGGCTGACTCACTGTAAATATTTCTGTGGTTAGTCTAATAGCGTTTTATCTTTCTGGGACAATTGGAGCACTTACAGAGTTTTATGTCTATATTTGCAAAAGTCTGTTTTCCATAAGCCTGCGGGAATACGATGTGAGGTTTTTCACTTATTCTACATGTAGATCTATTCAAGTCAACTGCTGAAGTAAAAGTAGCAATaccacaacaaaagaaaactgaaataaaagtaTAGATATCagataaatttatatttaatcttTTAAACCACCAATTTGACCTCTTAAAGTATTGTGCAAAAGCCACATGtcacttctttatattttgctacggaaatgggaaataggtgtaGAGATTTATTaacataatttatttattaaaatgtgcaaacaatggatttaaaatacataaagGAAAGAAGAATCTGTATAATACTAACAAGCTTGAAATATTCAATATTTGGTTTGAACGAATTTATTCTTTAACAAAGCCTGAACTCTCTCAGGCAGCTTTCTTGCAATTttagtagtcttcaggaatatttctccaggcttcttgaagatcattcaaagctcttctttggatgttggctgccttttgttctgttctctgtcaagctGATCCCACGCTGGTTTAATTAATGGTGAGGTCCGGGGTCTGGGGAGGCCGATCCACAACTGATGTCATGTGTGCTTTTActacattggcagtgtgtttgggatcattgtcatgccaAATATTGAAGCCGCTTCCAATCAGACTCTTTCCAGATGTTATTGAATGGTGGATCAATATGTGATGGTACTTTTCTCCATCtataattccatcagttttgatAATGGTGGTGATGATCAGAACCAAATATTGAAATTGTGATTCATCAATTCCATTCATCAATTCAATACCTGCTGACATTAATTTTCGGTCcacttcttgtgtaatttgacaCACCACAgcctttctccctgtttcccttcaataagaatggcttcttgacaccCACCCTTGCACTGAGAGCTTTTCTGATGAGacttcagtgaacagcagatggATTGACTGAAGGCCTAGCAGATTGGGACGTTGCTGGATTTTCCCCcctgtttcttaaggacatggcTTTCAGATACTATTCATCTGCTGTACAGAGTATTTAGCCTCCCACTCGTTaatccaagaataaaaatagcCATCACAGCAATTGTAAATGAACATAATAGGTGCCCTTTTTATACTAAGTAGTAAATAGCTGTCAAATGTAATTTTTCCCTCAAAAATGTTGTAGTTTTAGATGTTTACATAAGTACTTCACAGCTGTTCTTAAGCTGAACATACTTTTCCCTGCTGAGTGTAATTTGGATGTAGATGTGTTCACAATTCGtaacaacacataaaaaataaactacTCTGTTACATTTAAAATCCCTGCATTCACAATATTTCTTGACCTTAGAATACTGACAGATCGACTATAAAGTCTCTTACTTAAGAAGGATAACCAATAAACAGCTGACGAATAAAAGTAAATCTTGCTGTGAAAAATGTAGTCGAGtacttaaatacatttaaaatacttAAAGGGGGGAAAAGTATATTACAGTAAACTACCCTGTGATCTATTTCATGATGTATCAGCCTTCATATCTCTCTAGACGAACTCAAGCTCTGGAGTTTAACTGCAGAttgaatttatatttattatttcatttctaAAAGGTGTATCTGCTTCACGTTGTTTGGATCACAGCGTTCTTTGAGGActtcattcatttttcttttatttccttcaTAAGTCCTCCCCATTGTTGGTACAAAAAAGGCTTGCCCCTTTTtgctatttaaataaagtttcatcATCCCTCTTTCCATCACGCGCTCCCTCGCCGCATTGGTGAGAAGGGATGACGCGCATCCTGTACCTGCGAGGGATGCGTGCGTCTTGCGCCGGTTGGGCATGCGGCCTTGGGGGAAGGATGATGGGGATGCGGATGCCATGGCAACAAGCTGATTAGATTCCGACTATTATatggacatttatttatttaatatttcatttgCACGCGCTGGCGGCGCGCTTCTGCGGACGTGTCAGACCGACCTCTGAGTGTTGAGTCAGAAAAGGAAGTAAATTGAGCCGTAAACTGGACTCCATCTGCTCTGCACAATTTCCTGAGGACCAAGGATCAAcaagttgcttttttttttttttttttttttaaggaaggtTTGAAATTCATGGGAGCGCACAGTTTTACCTCGGAGCAGCTTTCTTCATTTAAATGTAGAGTCTGTAATCTGCCGTTGGTGCCATAAGAGGGGAAGGGACGCCGCCGTATCCCTGTAGACTGTGTCATTGAAAAGTGAAGTGAAGTGCATGGCAGCGCCTGCATGTGAGGAAACATGGAATGTGGTGCGTCAGGCTGTGAGAACCTCATCAAGTTAATTGCGgtatcaggtttttttttatatatataaaatagctTTTTTTGTAAAGGAGGaaatctgtctgtgtgtctgactGCGCTTCAGTCGCGGGTAGATGGGTTTTCCGTCATGGTGAAGGTGTTTTTTCCCGCACGGATACTGAAAATGACAACGTGTGGCGGACTCAGTGAAAACATGGGCTAGACCTGGGGTATTCTGACTTCCTTCCCAGCCGTATTTGTTCCCGTTTTTCCTATGTGCATGTGCCTGGTTGCTGGTCGAGTGCGTGTCCTCGACAGTGAATCAGTGCGTCTCGGAATGAGCGCTCGTTTGTGCCTTTTTTCGTGCGTCCTTTCTGTCCGTTAACAACCCATCCCTCCTAACAGAGTATCGAGTGTCCTTGTCTTTCATCCTCGGATGAATGTTCCCCAGTCTGACACCTTAGCGCCCAAAACATCTCTTACATAATGATATATGATGAAAGGGGCAAAGACTGGGAAGGCAGCCTGGACATATAGGCTACACGGACAGGACACGGACGGCCAATGAGCGTCGAGCGCTCTTATCTACAATAGACCGGGAATCCGGTGCCAATATGACCGGTGTCGGAGCGTTAAGGGCGACTGTGGAGCGGAGAGGGAGGGCCTCGGGCGGAGAGCAGCGTTTCAAGGACGAGGAAGGAGGACTGGCAGAGAAACATCTGTAAGGACAAACAAGACTCTttaagaaaagaggaaaagtgAAGCTGCAGGCGTCACAGTGATAGGGGGGGATATTTTTGTCTGGATGGGGCTTTTTCCAAGGGCACTGAGGTAAGAATGGCCACATCCGCGGAAAGAGGGCGGAAGACTCCGGGAGAATGACTGGAGACACGCTGCACTTTTCTGTCGCTTCTTCAATTTAACATTCAGAGCCTCATTGACTTTCTCATCTATGTAACCTAGACAGGTCGACAGTACTGAATAGTTATTCTGAGGGGTGGGGGTCACAGGTTATATTGATCCTCCTCTCACACTCCTCCCCTTCCCTGAGTTGGGATGGATGGGGTGGCTGGAGGTGTGGGTACCCCTAGTAGCGCCGGGGGGTCCGGGGGTGACAGCCTGCCCAGGCGTAATGGAGGGGACTCGAAGAGGCGCAGTAAGGGCAGTTTGCCCTCTCCCGGCTACAGGCTGTCCCAGGCCTCGCTGGAGGGAGAAAGGGGCTCCTTTGGGGCAGATAGCACATCCTCAGGTGGACGCGGGCGTCGCCTCTCCATCATGAGCGCCTCCACCAGGGACGGCCTGCCCTTCCGTACAGCAGGCACTCCAACTACCCCGATTCCCTTGCCGCCTCCTCCGTCCTCCTCTTCTGGCACAGCCCATCCTCCTCCGCGATCAGTAGGCTTCGCCTCCCGTGCAGCCCTGGCCTCTACGTCCTCCACTGGGACCGGAGTCATGGTGGTGGCCACCGGTGCAGAGACCACCACAACCACAGCATGCAACACCAATGCAGCAGGAACCCCTGAGATGATGGGTCAGTCTAGCCTGGGTGGGTTTGGCATGGGATTGGACGGGGAAGACTACAGCAACTCCAACCAGAGCACCTTCATCCAGAGACAGTTTGGAGCCATGCTTCAGCCTGGGGTCAACAAGTTCAGTCTGCGCATGTTTGGATCGCACAAAGCTGTGGAACAGGAGCAGGAAAGACTGAAATCAGCAGGAGCGTGGATCATCCACCCCTACAGTGACTTCAGGTATGGagccctcccacacacacacacacacacacacacacacacacacacacacacacacacacacacacacacccctccacAGCAGCTGGTCACTCTGATGTTGGTTTGTGAATTAAATGCCACTTGTAGCATTTTCAATACagattatgtttttttctgagaaaTGTGGATCAAAGCAAGTTGAATTCATGCTCATTTTTACAGAGCACACTTGAAGTATAATGATGGACAATTAactagagagagaaagagagaggaaaaggaaaacagatcATGCATTAAGCAACCTCTTCACTTGTTAACAGGGGAAATGGGGAGGAGGACAACTgggaaaggagaaagaaatgcAGGAGGCTAAATATATATTCCCAGGGCACGGCAGTAGTGCATAGTAAATTACGTCAGGGTTAGAGGAGAAGATGAAGCTTAAAGTGGGGTTGTACAACAAAGACACAGCTACAGGTGCTCATGGAAAGAGCAGCGATCAGGGGCTAAGGTCTCCAAGATAGACAGAACGCTACAATGGCTGGTCTCCATTTCTAAGAGGAATATTTTATTATAGTAGCCTGTTGTTTCCTGGAAATAATCTTTCACAGATATAGACAAAAGGTACACGTCCCTTTCCAAGTAACTTAGGTAAAAAGTTCAGTATGTTTTCATGTAAAGGTGGCTTAACCAAGCACAGCGCTCCCTGTTGGTGGCGGATTAGGATTTTTCTGCCACCTGAGCTGAATAGTTAGTACAGGAATGGGTAAGCCGGGTTTGGTTACTCATTCCTAACGGGTTGTGAAAGATAAGTGCCCCTCCCTGAaactgctggaggtttcttcctgttaaaagggagatttccttcccattgtctccaagtgcttgctcatagggggtcgtccgattgttggggatttctctgtattattgtagggtctttactttacaatagtGTTGTGATTtatacatctctctctctctctctctctctctctctctctctctctctctctctctctctctctctctctctctcgctcgctcgctcATATTGCACATGTTAAATATGCGTTATTATTTATGAGTTAATAGGCCAGGTATTCACAGAAAATCGCTCTCCATAATTGCATGTGCCTAAGATGTGCAGATGGACAGCAAAGGGAGAGGCAGCATTCATAATCTCCAGACAGACTGCAGCAACAATGGATGACTTGATCCCCAAGGCTCCTGGCCCACTTTTGTCTCATCaaccacacacaggcacacactgaCTGTGTCATTTTGTATTGTCTGTCAATGTAATGATCGCTCACACGTGCTTCTTATGGGGCTGCTCGCAGGTAATGTGATGTAGGTAGTCAGCGAGGAAGGCGAGGCAGGATCGACAAAGAGTGTTGTGAATGAGTTTGTGTTTCATTGAATCTCAGCCTTTCCTGCATTAATTGATGTTCAACCAAGACATCTGATGAGTTAAATAGTCCTAATTAGCCCGTTGCAGAATTGCAATTGAATTTTAGTCAATTATGTATGGCATTCTAAATTATGCAAGTTGAGTATGCATTATGCATTATTCAGTCATCTAACTTTTCCGTTAAGTACCTGAAGAGGAACTTTGCAAGGCCGAGGCGCGAGAGACAAGAAGACAGATTACCTTCAGAGCTGCTTTATGTGTTTTGGCCCTTGCAGCCACTAGAATGTGTGGCAGCGCTTGTGCTCGTACATTTGGTCTGTCTTTACTGAGTCTGCCGATAAGCTCCCACACCTTTCACCTCATTAAGAAAAGATGTGTTGTTGCTGCACCTATAAGAATACATAATGAGGGGCAGAAGAGGTGAAGAAAATACACATTGTGGCATGAGAAGCATACAAAGTGAGAGATGAAGGGTGAGGAGAGTTA
Coding sequences:
- the pklr gene encoding pyruvate kinase PKLR isoform X3, encoding MTLPDSFIQRQQLDASMADTFLEHLCLLDINQEPITARNTSIICTIGPASRSIPKLQEMVKAGMNIARLNFSHGSHEYHGETIKNIREAVETITSDPLYYRPVAIALDTKGPEIRTGLVKGKVEEEVELVKGNNVRVVTAESDKDKTDGKIIWVDYPNLPKVLKKDGKIYIDDGLIGLRVLDIGSDWVDTVVESGGMLCSRKGVNLPGCDLIGMQSVSPRDEADLRFGVAQGVDMVFASFIRSAQDVKDVRRALGAHGRDIKVISKVESRQGVQNFEEILAESDGVMVARGDLGIEIPAEKVFIAQKMMIGRCNSAGKPVICATQMLESMVTHRRPTRAEGSDVANAVLDGADCVMLSGETAKGLFPVESVAMMHSICREAEAAIFHQQLFEELRRLTPLSSDPTEVTAIGAVESSFKCCAGAIIVLTTTGRSAHLLSRYRPRCPIIAVTRSPQVTRQSQLLRGVFPALFHPLPAPVWADDVDNRVNFGMEIGKTRGFFKSGDMVIVMTGWIPGSGHTNIMRAVNVPQ
- the pklr gene encoding pyruvate kinase PKLR isoform X2 — translated: MSARIRRYSDVMTLPDSFIQRQQLDASMADTFLEHLCLLDINQEPITARNTSIICTIGPASRSIPKLQEMVKAGMNIARLNFSHGSHEYHGETIKNIREAVETITSDPLYYRPVAIALDTKGPEIRTGLVKGKVEEEVELVKGNNVRVVTAESDKDKTDGKIIWVDYPNLPKVLKKDGKIYIDDGLIGLRVLDIGSDWVDTVVESGGMLCSRKGVNLPGCDLIGMQSVSPRDEADLRFGVAQGVDMVFASFIRSAQDVKDVRRALGAHGRDIKVISKVESRQGVQNFEEILAESDGVMVARGDLGIEIPAEKVFIAQKMMIGRCNSAGKPVICATQMLESMVTHRRPTRAEGSDVANAVLDGADCVMLSGETAKGLFPVESVAMMHSICREAEAAIFHQQLFEELRRLTPLSSDPTEVTAIGAVESSFKCCAGAIIVLTTTGRSAHLLSRYRPRCPIIAVTRSPQVTRQSQLLRGVFPALFHPLPAPVWADDVDNRVNFGMEIGKTRGFFKSGDMVIVMTGWIPGSGHTNIMRAVNVPQ
- the pklr gene encoding pyruvate kinase PKLR isoform X1, yielding MEGLLNMARIRRYSDVMTLPDSFIQRQQLDASMADTFLEHLCLLDINQEPITARNTSIICTIGPASRSIPKLQEMVKAGMNIARLNFSHGSHEYHGETIKNIREAVETITSDPLYYRPVAIALDTKGPEIRTGLVKGKVEEEVELVKGNNVRVVTAESDKDKTDGKIIWVDYPNLPKVLKKDGKIYIDDGLIGLRVLDIGSDWVDTVVESGGMLCSRKGVNLPGCDLIGMQSVSPRDEADLRFGVAQGVDMVFASFIRSAQDVKDVRRALGAHGRDIKVISKVESRQGVQNFEEILAESDGVMVARGDLGIEIPAEKVFIAQKMMIGRCNSAGKPVICATQMLESMVTHRRPTRAEGSDVANAVLDGADCVMLSGETAKGLFPVESVAMMHSICREAEAAIFHQQLFEELRRLTPLSSDPTEVTAIGAVESSFKCCAGAIIVLTTTGRSAHLLSRYRPRCPIIAVTRSPQVTRQSQLLRGVFPALFHPLPAPVWADDVDNRVNFGMEIGKTRGFFKSGDMVIVMTGWIPGSGHTNIMRAVNVPQ